One region of Arvicola amphibius chromosome 3, mArvAmp1.2, whole genome shotgun sequence genomic DNA includes:
- the LOC119809879 gene encoding olfactory receptor 150-like → MEERNNSMVTEFILSGLTDQQELQLPLFLLFLGIYLLTMLGNLGMIILILLSSHLHTPMYFFLSSLAFIDLCYSTVITPKMLVSFVAKKNVISYQECMTQLYFFLVFVISECHMLAAMAYDRYVAICNPLLYNVTMSYQVCSWMVAGVYGMGIIGAAVHTLCMLRVVFCKANIINHYFCDLFPLMEIACTSTFINEVVLLCLSAFNIFIPTLIILCSYIFIIVSILRIKSTEGRFKAFSTCSSHFSAVAIFFGSLAFMYLQPLSVSSKDKGKVSSVFYTTIVPMLNPMIYSLRNRDVKLALNKLFLKKEFHV, encoded by the coding sequence atggaggaaagaaataaCTCCATGGTGACTGAGTTCATCCTCTCTGGGTTAACAGACCAACAAGAGTTGCAGTTACCcctattcctcctcttccttggaaTTTACCTGCTCACAATGCTGGGAAACCTGGGAATGATCATCCTGATCCTTCTCAGCTCCCACctgcacacccccatgtacttcttcctcagcagtctGGCCTTCATTGACCTCTGTTACTCCACTGTTATCACGCCCAAAATGCTGGTGAGCTTTGTTGCAAAGAAGAATGTCATCTCCTACCAGGAATGTATGACTCAgctctatttcttccttgtttttgttaTATCTGAGTGTCACATGCTGGCTGCCATGGCATATGACCGTTATGTTGCCATTTGTAATCCCTTGCTCTACAATGTCACTATGTCTTACCAAGTCTGTTCCTGGATGGTAGCTGGCGTGTATGGCATGGGCATCATCGGGGCAGCAGTTCATACTCTCTGCATGCTAAGAGTGGTTTTCTGTAAGGCTAATATAATAAATCATTACTTCTGTGATCTTTTCCCATTGATGGAGATTGCCTGCACCAGTACTTTTATCAATGAAGTAGTACTTCTATGCCTCAGTGCTTTCAATATCTTTATTCCAACCTTGATCATTCTGTGTTCTTACATCTTCATCATTGTGAGCATCCTCCGTATCAAATCCACTGAGGGCAGATTCAaagccttcagcacctgcagctcCCACTTCTCTGCTGTTGCTATTTTCTTTGGTTCCTTGGCATTCATGTACCTACAGCCCTTATCAGTCAGCTCAAAAGACAAAGGCAAAGTGTCCTCTGTGTTTTATACAACTATTGTGCCTATGCTGAATCCCAtgatctacagcctgaggaacaggGATGTCAAACTTGCTCTAAATAAGTTATTTCTCAAAAAGGAGTTCCATGTGTAA
- the LOC119810024 gene encoding olfactory receptor 8B3-like produces the protein MNRVNVSSVTEFILIGLTDQPELQMPLFFMFLAMYLVTVLGNLFLIILTVLNSHLHTPMYFFLFNLSFVDLCYCSVFTPQMLMNFVLRKNIISYKECMTQAFFFCFFVISEFYVLTSMAYDRYMAICNPLLYNVVMSPKLCLSLMFGSYFIAFSTAIAHTACLLRLTFCGANTINHYFCDIPPLLQLSCTSTYANEFIILVVGSIHVIVPTSTIFISYGFILYSIFHIRSSEGRSKAFSTCSSHIIAVSLFFGSGALVYFKPSTGSMNEGKISSVLYTHVVPMMNPLIYSLRNKDIKVALMNSLRSRNF, from the coding sequence atgaacagagtAAATGTCTCTTCAGTGACTGAATTCATTCTCATAGGATTAacagaccagcctgaactacaaatgCCCTTGTTCTTTATGTTCCTAGCAATGTATCTGGTCACTGTATTGGGAAATTTGTTTTTGATAATTCTGACTGTGCTGAATTCTCACCTCCACACGcctatgtacttttttctttttaacttgtcCTTTGTAGACCTTTGCTATTGTTCTGTGTTCACTCCCCAAATGCTGATGAACTTTGTATTAAGGAAGAATATAATTTCTTACAAGGAATGTATGACTcaagcctttttcttttgcttctttgttattTCTGAGTTTTATGTGTTGACTTCTATGGCCTATGATCGCTACATGGCCATCTGTAATCCACTCTTGTATAATGTTGTCATGTCTCCTAAACTATGTTTGAGCCTTATGTTTGGTTCCTACTTTATTGCATTTTCTACTGCTATAGCTCACACTGCATGCTTGCTGAGACTGACCTTCTGTGGCGCAAACACCATCAACCACTACTTCTGTGATATTCCTCCTTTGCTCCAGCTCTCCTGCACGAGCACATATGCAAATGAGTTTATAATTCTTGTTGTTGGGAGCATCCATGTCATTGTTCCTACGTCAACTATCTTTATCTCCTATGGTTTCATCCTCTACAGCATCTTCCACATCCGTTCCTCGGAGGGAAGGTCCAaagccttcagcacctgcagctcTCACATCAttgctgtttctctgttctttgggTCAGGTGCACTTGTGTATTTTAAACCCTCAACTGGGTCTATGAATGAAGGAAAAATCTCTTCTGTCCTTTACACTCATGTGGTTCCCATGATGAATCCCTTAATCTACAGCTTGAGGAACAAAGATATTAAAGTTGCCCTGATGAACAGCCTTAGAAGCAGGAACTTTTGA